A window of the Tripterygium wilfordii isolate XIE 37 chromosome 12, ASM1340144v1, whole genome shotgun sequence genome harbors these coding sequences:
- the LOC120011435 gene encoding protein MANNAN SYNTHESIS-RELATED 2-like, with the protein MGVDLRQVVAGVLTLTMFIMLGQMIKREHFDSAAQEKFPGGAGDVENAKAMEQSFVTLAKKSNGPWMEDRQALKPCWDESITDKSQETEGEGFVTFSLTNGPEYHVSQVADAVVTAKYLRATLVLPTIRGSKPGDEMIFDDIYDVDKFMKNLDGVAKVAKDLPNDVSVRNLAVVKVPNRVTEDQIAEEIEPIFRRKGNVKLATYFPSVNMKKNEPKSNSDSVACLAMFGTLELQPEVNEVVDSMVDRLRALSRKSDGRFIAVDLRVEILEKAACHESDANGQKSCYSPHEIAVFLRKTGFDKDTTIYLTQPRWDRSLNILKDIFPKTYTKENIMPADKKSKFLESEDSEFEKVIDFYICSQSDIFVPAISGLLYANVAGKRIASGKNQIIVPADIPGSSALITNFISPYVSKKEHLAYSCFC; encoded by the exons ATGGGTGTGGATTTGAGGCAAGTGGTTGCAGGTGTCTTGACACTGACAATGTTTATCATGCTTGGCCAAATGATCAAGAGAGAACACTTTGATTCTGCTGCCCAA GAAAAGTTTCCAGGAGGAGCTGGGGATGTTGAAAATGCCAAGGCCATGGAGCAAAGCTTTGTGACTCTTGCTAAGAAGAGTAATGGGCCCTGGATGGAGGATCGCCAAGCTTTGAAACCATGTTGGGATGAATCCATTACTG ATAAGTCGCAGGAGACTGAGGGTGAGGGATTTGTCACTTTCTCATTGACAAATGGTCCTGAATACCATGTCTCGCAG GTTGCTGATGCAGTGGTCACGGCTAAATATCTTCGAGCTACTCTTGTGCTCCCAACCATCAGAGGAAGCAAACCAGGAGATGAGAT gatttttgatgatatatatgatgttGATAAATTTATGAAAAACCTTGATGGGGTGGCCAAAGTAGCTAAAGATCTGCCTAATGATGTATCCGTCCGAAATCTTGCTGTCGTTAAGGTCCCCAATCGAGTTACAGAAGATCAGATTGCAGAAGAAATTGAACCAATCTTTAGAAGAAAGGGCAACGTAAAGCTGGCTACTTATTTCCCTTCAGTGAACATGAAGAAAAATGAGCCAAAAAGCAACAGTGATTCAGTTGCATGTTTGGCCATGTTTGGAACTTTAGAGCTGCAACCAGAAGTAAATGAGGTGGTTGACTCAATGGTAGATCGGTTGAGAGCTTTGAGTCGTAAGTCTGATGGCAGGTTCATTGCAGTAGACTTGAGAGTTGAAATCCTGGAGAAGGCAGCTTGCCATGAAAGTGATGCTAATGGGCAGAAGAGTTGTTACAGTCCTCATGAGATTGCCGTATTCTTGAGAAAGACTGGATTTGACAAGGATACCACTATTTATCTCACTCAACCGAGATGGGACAGAAGCCTTAACATCTTGAAGGATATCTTCCCCAAGACTTATACAAAG GAAAACATAATGCCTGCAGATAAGAAAAGCAAGTTCCTTGAATCAGAAGATTCAGAATTTGAAAAGGTTATTGACTTCTACATCTGTTCTCAAAGTGATATCTTTGTGCCAGCCATCTCTGGCCTATTGTATGCTAACGTAGCTGGTAAGAGAATAGCATCTGGTAAGAATCAGATAATTGTTCCAGCCGATATTCCAGGTTCCTCTGCCCTCATCACCAATTTTATTTCCCCGTATGTGTCAAAGAAGGAACACTTGGcatattcatgtttttgctaG